One region of Halohasta litchfieldiae genomic DNA includes:
- the mfnA gene encoding tyrosine decarboxylase MfnA, translated as MQRVRRRTPQDFDRVLSSMCTVPHPAAREEALGFLSTNPGDPATYEMVAELEDEAVDLLGEIAGLDSPHGYLASGGTEANIQAVRAARNMASTTDPNIVAPESAHFSVTKAAEVLGIELRTIPVDDAFRADLDAAAAAVDADTVVVIGVAGTTEYGRIDPIGALTQIAHESGARMHVDASWGGFMLPFTDHEWSFTDAPIDSMAIDPHKFGQAPVPAGGFLAREQETLDALAVDTPYLETTSQATLTGTRSGAGVAGALAAMEALWPDGYRTSYREQMDNATYLAAEFAARGIETVDPVLPLVAASLAPSTFESLREQGWRISRTASGELRIVCMPHVSRESLNSFLADLDRIRS; from the coding sequence ATGCAACGTGTTCGGCGTCGAACGCCGCAGGATTTCGACCGCGTTCTTTCCTCGATGTGTACGGTCCCACATCCAGCCGCCCGTGAGGAGGCGCTCGGCTTTCTGTCGACCAACCCCGGTGATCCAGCGACCTACGAAATGGTCGCCGAACTGGAGGACGAGGCCGTCGACTTGCTCGGCGAGATCGCTGGACTCGACTCGCCACATGGCTACCTCGCCAGCGGCGGCACCGAGGCCAACATTCAGGCCGTCCGCGCGGCCCGGAACATGGCTTCGACAACCGATCCGAACATCGTCGCCCCCGAGAGCGCCCATTTCAGCGTCACCAAAGCCGCCGAGGTGTTGGGCATCGAGCTCCGAACGATCCCGGTCGACGACGCCTTTCGGGCGGACCTCGATGCGGCAGCGGCGGCGGTCGACGCCGACACCGTCGTCGTAATCGGTGTCGCCGGAACGACAGAGTACGGTCGAATCGATCCAATCGGTGCGCTCACACAGATTGCCCACGAATCGGGCGCACGGATGCACGTCGACGCCTCGTGGGGCGGGTTCATGCTCCCGTTTACCGACCACGAGTGGTCGTTTACCGACGCCCCCATCGACTCGATGGCAATCGACCCCCACAAGTTCGGGCAAGCGCCGGTTCCGGCCGGTGGGTTTCTCGCCCGCGAGCAAGAGACACTCGATGCGCTAGCGGTCGACACACCCTACTTAGAGACCACCTCACAGGCAACGCTGACCGGCACGCGAAGCGGAGCCGGGGTCGCCGGTGCGCTGGCGGCGATGGAGGCGCTGTGGCCCGACGGCTACCGCACCAGCTACCGCGAACAGATGGACAACGCCACCTATCTGGCAGCCGAGTTTGCGGCTCGCGGCATCGAAACCGTCGACCCAGTGTTGCCGCTGGTTGCGGCCTCACTCGCACCGTCGACGTTCGAGTCGCTCCGCGAGCAGGGGTGGCGGATCTCCCGCACCGCCAGCGGAGAGCTCCGGATCGTCTGTATGCCACATGTGAGCCGGGAGTCGCTGAACTCGTTCCTCGCTGATCTCGACCGAATCCGGTCGTAG
- a CDS encoding universal stress protein — protein MAILVPYDGSRPAQQAAEYAVSNWNDEEIVLLRVIEAADGSLEAGIDLIKERLKEQRQEGPAELSAEVKATLTDSEAEFRVETTVGNPAREIVDFAETNEISHIVIGSHGRTGASRVLLGSVAQTVVRRAPTPVTVVR, from the coding sequence ATGGCAATCCTCGTTCCCTACGACGGCTCACGTCCAGCCCAGCAAGCAGCCGAGTATGCGGTCTCTAACTGGAATGACGAAGAGATCGTGCTGCTGCGTGTCATCGAAGCCGCCGACGGCTCACTCGAAGCGGGTATCGATTTGATAAAAGAACGGCTCAAGGAGCAGCGCCAAGAGGGGCCTGCAGAGCTATCCGCGGAGGTGAAAGCCACATTAACCGACTCCGAGGCTGAATTTCGCGTCGAAACTACCGTCGGTAACCCAGCGCGGGAGATCGTCGACTTCGCCGAGACAAACGAGATCTCCCACATCGTTATCGGGAGCCACGGTCGGACAGGGGCCTCTCGGGTGTTGCTCGGGAGTGTCGCCCAGACCGTCGTTCGTCGGGCTCCAACCCCTGTGACCGTCGTGCGATGA